One Bacteroidota bacterium genomic window carries:
- the nifJ gene encoding pyruvate:ferredoxin (flavodoxin) oxidoreductase — protein sequence MERKKVTIDGNEAAGYVAYHTNEVIAIYPITPSSNMAEWCDAWASEGRKNIWGITPSVSELQSEGGASGSVHGALQTGSLTTTFTASQGLLLMIPNMFKIAGELTSTVFHVSARSIAASALSIFGDHSDVMSTRSTGWALLSSNSVQEVMDFALIAQAATLEARVPFIHFFDGFRTSHEVAKIEQLTPDDMKHMIDQRLVFEHRKRGLNPDAPVLRGTAQNPDVYFQGRETVNPFYNACPDIVQKYMDKFAKLTGRQYNLYDYYGAPDAEKVIIIMGSGAEAVEETVEHLTAAGEKVGVLKVRLYRPFSMKHFIAAIPKTVKVIGVLDRTKEPGASGEPLYLDVVSAIAETFNEGNLPFAFPKIVGGRYGLSSKEFTPAMIKSVYDELGKEKPKNHFTVGIIEDVTNTSLEFDPSFSVENEDTFKGKFYGLGADGTVGANKNSIKIIGEGTDFYAQGYFVYDSKKSGSMTTSHLRFGPKKIKSSYLINRANFVACHQTVFLETTDMLRDAVEGASFLLNTPASKEEVWDTLPENVQKTLIEKKMKFYIIDAYKVANETGMGGRINSIMQTCFFAISKILPKDKAIEMIKYAIKKTYGSKGEKIVQMNFDSVDRTLDNLFEVEVPAVITSKFNIRDAVPANSPEFVKNVTGKIIAGFGDDLPVSLMPVDGTFPTGTTKYEKRNIALEVPVWDADVCIQCNKCALICPHASIRAKIYSKDQLDKAPETFKAVPFKAKEHGEGLYYTIQVAVEDCTGCGLCVEFCPAKNKREVRFKAINMQPQLPLRETERANWDFFLDIPEWDRTDLKLNTVKDSQFLEPLFEFSGACSGCGETPYVKLVSQLYGDRAVVANATGCSSIYGGNLPTTPWSKNKDGRGPAWSNSLFEDNAEFGYGFKLSIDQFNEQARILLVKLGEKIGDRLVFDLLNADQKTEAGIRDQRERVEELKTKLTEIENSTSDEDLKFDAINLKSLADYLVKKSVWIMGGDGWAYDIGYGGLDHVLASGKNVNVLVLDTEVYSNTGGQMSKSTPRAAVAKFASGGKLAAKKDLALMAMSYGNVYVAKVAMGANDAHTVKAFIEAEAYDGPSLIIAYSHCIAHGIDMSTATRNQKAAVDSGHWQLFRYNPDLVAEGKNPFSLDSKGMKIPFKDYAYLETRYKMLTKSHPEAAARLMDEAQEDVSKRWKMYENMANQNPNVNN from the coding sequence ATGGAAAGAAAAAAAGTAACTATTGACGGAAACGAGGCGGCGGGATATGTAGCCTATCACACTAACGAAGTGATAGCAATATACCCTATTACTCCTTCGTCTAACATGGCAGAATGGTGCGATGCTTGGGCATCGGAAGGAAGAAAAAACATCTGGGGAATAACACCATCTGTCTCTGAACTACAAAGTGAGGGCGGAGCCTCCGGCAGTGTGCACGGCGCACTTCAAACCGGTTCACTTACAACCACCTTCACAGCATCACAGGGTCTTCTATTGATGATTCCTAACATGTTTAAAATTGCCGGTGAACTGACCTCCACAGTATTTCATGTGTCAGCCCGTTCCATCGCTGCTTCAGCACTATCAATTTTTGGCGATCACAGTGATGTTATGTCAACCCGTTCAACAGGTTGGGCACTCCTCTCATCAAATTCCGTTCAGGAAGTAATGGACTTTGCCCTTATCGCTCAGGCTGCAACTCTGGAAGCAAGAGTGCCTTTTATCCACTTCTTCGACGGCTTCAGAACATCACACGAAGTTGCTAAAATTGAGCAGCTTACTCCCGATGATATGAAACATATGATCGATCAGAGACTTGTGTTCGAACACAGAAAAAGAGGTCTGAATCCTGACGCTCCTGTACTTCGCGGAACAGCTCAAAACCCTGATGTTTACTTCCAGGGAAGAGAGACAGTAAATCCGTTCTATAATGCATGTCCTGATATCGTTCAAAAATACATGGACAAGTTTGCGAAACTTACAGGCAGACAGTATAACCTTTACGATTATTACGGTGCACCGGATGCAGAAAAAGTAATTATCATTATGGGTTCAGGTGCAGAAGCGGTTGAAGAGACCGTTGAACACCTTACCGCAGCCGGGGAAAAAGTCGGTGTCTTAAAAGTAAGACTCTACAGACCTTTCTCAATGAAACACTTTATTGCTGCAATACCAAAAACCGTAAAAGTTATTGGTGTACTTGACAGGACAAAAGAGCCGGGAGCATCGGGAGAACCTCTCTACTTGGATGTTGTTAGCGCAATAGCCGAAACCTTTAACGAAGGAAACCTGCCTTTCGCATTCCCCAAAATAGTCGGCGGAAGATATGGTCTCTCTTCGAAAGAGTTCACACCTGCAATGATTAAATCAGTGTATGACGAACTCGGAAAAGAAAAACCTAAAAACCATTTCACAGTGGGAATTATCGAAGATGTAACCAATACAAGTCTCGAATTCGATCCTTCATTCTCAGTGGAAAACGAAGATACATTCAAAGGCAAGTTCTACGGACTTGGTGCTGACGGAACAGTTGGAGCAAACAAAAACTCCATCAAGATTATCGGTGAAGGCACCGACTTCTACGCACAGGGTTACTTCGTTTACGATTCGAAAAAATCGGGTTCGATGACCACATCCCACCTGAGGTTTGGACCAAAGAAAATCAAATCAAGCTACCTCATCAACCGTGCAAATTTCGTTGCATGCCATCAGACGGTCTTTCTCGAGACCACTGACATGCTTCGCGATGCAGTTGAAGGTGCCTCATTCCTGTTGAATACCCCGGCTTCAAAAGAAGAGGTTTGGGATACACTTCCTGAGAATGTTCAGAAAACCCTCATCGAAAAGAAGATGAAATTCTACATTATCGATGCTTACAAAGTTGCCAACGAAACAGGCATGGGCGGTAGAATCAACTCCATCATGCAAACCTGCTTCTTTGCGATTTCAAAAATCCTTCCAAAGGACAAAGCAATCGAAATGATCAAATATGCCATCAAGAAAACCTATGGTTCGAAAGGCGAAAAGATCGTTCAGATGAATTTTGACTCGGTTGACAGAACACTCGATAACCTTTTTGAGGTGGAAGTACCGGCTGTAATTACATCAAAATTCAATATCCGTGACGCTGTTCCTGCAAATTCACCCGAATTTGTCAAGAATGTAACCGGAAAGATTATCGCCGGTTTTGGTGATGACCTTCCTGTAAGCCTTATGCCGGTGGATGGTACATTCCCGACCGGAACAACCAAATACGAAAAAAGAAACATAGCACTTGAAGTTCCCGTTTGGGATGCTGATGTTTGTATTCAGTGTAACAAATGTGCGCTCATCTGCCCTCATGCTTCAATCAGAGCAAAAATTTATTCAAAAGATCAGCTTGACAAAGCTCCTGAAACCTTCAAAGCAGTTCCTTTCAAAGCGAAAGAACATGGTGAGGGCTTGTACTACACAATTCAGGTTGCAGTTGAAGATTGTACAGGTTGCGGTCTTTGCGTCGAATTCTGTCCTGCCAAAAACAAGAGAGAAGTCAGATTCAAAGCCATCAACATGCAACCACAGCTTCCGCTTCGTGAAACCGAACGCGCCAACTGGGATTTCTTCCTCGATATTCCTGAATGGGACAGAACTGATCTTAAGCTGAACACAGTAAAAGATTCGCAGTTCCTCGAGCCATTGTTTGAGTTCTCGGGTGCATGCTCGGGTTGCGGTGAAACTCCTTATGTTAAACTTGTCAGCCAGTTATACGGTGACAGGGCAGTGGTTGCCAACGCGACCGGTTGCTCCTCGATCTATGGCGGTAACCTGCCAACAACACCATGGAGCAAAAACAAAGACGGACGCGGACCAGCATGGTCAAACTCCCTCTTCGAGGACAACGCTGAATTTGGATACGGTTTCAAACTTTCGATCGACCAGTTTAACGAGCAGGCAAGAATTCTTCTCGTAAAACTCGGCGAAAAAATCGGTGACAGACTCGTTTTCGACCTCCTTAATGCAGATCAGAAAACTGAAGCAGGCATCAGAGACCAGAGAGAAAGAGTTGAAGAGCTGAAAACAAAGCTTACAGAGATCGAAAATTCAACATCTGATGAAGACCTTAAATTCGACGCAATCAACCTCAAGAGCCTTGCTGACTATCTCGTGAAGAAATCAGTCTGGATCATGGGCGGTGACGGATGGGCTTACGATATCGGCTATGGCGGTCTCGATCATGTGCTCGCATCGGGCAAAAATGTTAATGTTCTCGTTCTCGATACCGAAGTTTATTCAAACACAGGTGGTCAGATGTCTAAATCGACACCAAGAGCCGCAGTTGCAAAATTTGCTTCAGGCGGTAAACTTGCTGCGAAAAAAGATCTTGCGCTGATGGCTATGAGCTACGGTAATGTTTATGTTGCCAAAGTTGCGATGGGTGCAAATGACGCTCACACAGTGAAGGCGTTCATCGAAGCCGAAGCATATGACGGACCATCCTTGATCATTGCCTACAGCCACTGCATCGCTCATGGTATCGACATGTCAACCGCTACCAGAAACCAGAAAGCAGCAGTTGATTCAGGTCACTGGCAGCTCTTCAGGTACAATCCTGATCTCGTTGCAGAAGGAAAGAATCCTTTCAGCCTCGACTCAAAGGGCATGAAGATTCCTTTCAAAGATTACGCATATCTCGAAACCAGATATAAAATGTTGACAAAATCGCATCCCGAAGCTGCTGCCAGATTAATGGACGAAGCTCAGGAAGATGTTTCCAAGCGTTGGAAAATGTATGAAAACATGGCGAACCAAAATCCTAATGTTAACAATTAA
- a CDS encoding dihydroorotate dehydrogenase-like protein, whose translation MDLTTTYLGMKLKNPVVPSAGPISQEISSIKALEDAGAAAVVLYSLFEEQIEKESLANHYYTTAHNESYAEATTYFPDHIEYKAGPEEYLDLIRKAKEATDIPVIASLNGKSLGGWVKYAHNMEEAGADALELNIYKLATDFNTDGREIEQIYIDIIKEVKRNVKIPVAVKLSPFFSSTAWMADQLDKAGADGLVLFNRFYQPDIDLENLEVVPNVLLSTPMAMRLPLRWIGVLYGRLDCDLAATSGIYSEKDVIKMIMVGAKVTQMMSSILKFGPNHISDVLAKMKFWMEANEYNSVEDMRGSMSYMNVGDPSQYERANYMKVISSVKL comes from the coding sequence ATGGATCTGACAACAACATATCTTGGCATGAAACTTAAAAACCCTGTGGTTCCATCCGCGGGTCCAATTTCTCAGGAGATTTCATCAATTAAAGCTCTCGAAGATGCAGGTGCTGCTGCTGTGGTGCTCTACTCACTCTTCGAGGAGCAGATTGAAAAAGAATCCCTTGCCAATCATTATTATACAACAGCGCATAACGAAAGTTATGCAGAAGCCACGACTTACTTCCCCGACCATATAGAGTATAAAGCCGGTCCCGAAGAGTATCTCGACCTTATTCGCAAAGCAAAGGAAGCTACCGATATCCCGGTTATTGCCAGCCTGAACGGCAAATCTTTGGGCGGATGGGTAAAATATGCTCACAACATGGAAGAAGCCGGTGCCGATGCACTCGAGTTGAACATCTATAAACTTGCCACCGATTTCAATACTGACGGCAGAGAGATTGAACAGATCTACATCGACATAATAAAAGAAGTTAAAAGAAATGTGAAAATCCCCGTAGCAGTAAAGCTGAGCCCTTTCTTCAGTTCAACTGCATGGATGGCTGACCAGCTTGACAAAGCAGGTGCAGACGGTCTCGTACTCTTCAACAGATTCTACCAGCCCGATATCGATCTGGAGAATCTCGAAGTGGTGCCCAATGTCCTTCTGAGCACCCCGATGGCGATGAGACTCCCTCTCCGCTGGATTGGTGTTCTCTACGGCAGACTCGACTGCGACCTCGCTGCCACGAGCGGTATCTACAGTGAAAAAGATGTCATAAAAATGATCATGGTAGGTGCCAAGGTCACACAAATGATGTCAAGTATCCTGAAATTCGGACCAAACCACATTTCTGATGTACTTGCAAAAATGAAATTCTGGATGGAAGCCAACGAGTATAACTCGGTGGAAGACATGCGTGGTTCAATGAGCTACATGAATGTTGGCGACCCCTCTCAATATGAAAGAGCCAACTATATGAAAGTAATCAGCTCGGTCAAATTATAG
- a CDS encoding oligopeptide transporter, OPT family, with protein MSGHSSGEVKGLPKNAYSELKPGEKYQPIMSPLAIVPEVNVYTITLGLIMAVLFSAAAAYLGLKIGQVFEAAIPIAIIAVGLSTLLKRKNALGENVIIQSVGATSGAVVAGAIFTIPALYILDLEATFLQVFLSSLLGGFLGILFLIPFRKYFVADMHGKFPFPEATATTEVLVAGEKGGSQALVLVSSGLVGGVYDFIIATFGWWSETFSTKVLPIGDMLYDKYKLVFNINIGAAVTGLGFIVGLKYAAIIAAGSFVSWYLLIPVVYYIGQGLVAPFGANVTVLIKDMSAEQIFRNYVRHIGIGGIAMAGIIGIVRSSGIIAGAFKLAAKEIGGGRAAASGALRTEKDLPMFVIVSGILAVGLALLLFFNFGVTGSWGDALIGLLIVMIISFLFTTVAANAIAIVGTNPVSGMTLMTLILSSIILISFGIKGKEGMVTALLIGGAVCTALSCAGAFITDLKIGYWLGSSPYKQQTWKFVGTAASAAVVGLIIMVLNEAYGFKGDNALQAPQANAMAAVIEPLMSGKDAPWMLYIAGAAMALILTMIKVPALAFALGMYIPLELNTPILIGGILAHIVSTRSKDEELNNARRERGTLIASGFIAGGALMGVISAVMKYFDVDLMATHWVESNGAMFVGLLMFALLCGYVIWDAMRAKKEN; from the coding sequence ATGAGCGGACATTCTTCCGGGGAAGTCAAAGGACTTCCAAAAAATGCTTATTCCGAGTTGAAGCCGGGTGAAAAATACCAGCCTATTATGTCGCCACTCGCCATCGTGCCCGAGGTTAATGTTTACACAATAACATTGGGATTAATAATGGCAGTGCTCTTTTCAGCAGCGGCAGCCTATCTTGGTCTTAAGATCGGACAGGTTTTCGAGGCGGCAATTCCGATTGCAATTATTGCGGTTGGTCTGTCGACACTTCTGAAAAGAAAAAACGCTCTGGGTGAGAATGTGATCATCCAGTCGGTAGGTGCCACTTCAGGTGCTGTGGTTGCGGGTGCCATTTTTACGATACCTGCCCTATACATCCTCGATCTGGAAGCCACTTTCCTTCAGGTTTTCCTCTCTTCACTTCTTGGCGGATTTCTCGGGATATTGTTCCTCATTCCCTTTAGAAAATATTTCGTCGCTGATATGCATGGTAAATTTCCCTTCCCCGAGGCAACAGCCACTACAGAAGTGCTTGTAGCAGGTGAAAAAGGGGGTTCACAGGCACTGGTTCTGGTTTCTTCGGGACTTGTCGGTGGTGTTTACGACTTTATTATCGCCACTTTTGGATGGTGGAGCGAAACATTTTCCACAAAAGTGTTGCCGATCGGCGATATGCTCTATGATAAATACAAACTTGTTTTCAATATAAATATCGGTGCTGCCGTTACAGGACTCGGTTTTATTGTTGGTCTTAAATATGCCGCTATCATTGCCGCAGGCTCATTTGTTTCCTGGTACCTCCTTATCCCTGTTGTTTATTACATCGGTCAGGGACTTGTTGCCCCGTTCGGTGCCAATGTAACAGTATTAATAAAGGATATGTCGGCTGAACAGATTTTCAGAAATTATGTTCGTCACATCGGTATCGGTGGCATTGCCATGGCAGGAATTATCGGTATAGTCCGTTCCTCAGGAATCATTGCGGGAGCATTTAAACTTGCTGCCAAAGAGATTGGTGGTGGAAGGGCTGCAGCATCCGGTGCACTTCGTACTGAAAAAGACCTTCCGATGTTTGTAATTGTTTCAGGTATCCTTGCAGTTGGTCTGGCTCTTCTTCTTTTCTTCAACTTTGGAGTTACCGGAAGCTGGGGAGATGCTCTGATCGGACTTCTCATTGTAATGATCATTTCATTCCTTTTCACAACAGTTGCTGCTAATGCTATTGCAATCGTGGGTACAAACCCTGTTTCGGGTATGACACTCATGACCCTGATTCTTTCCTCAATTATTCTGATTTCATTCGGAATCAAAGGAAAAGAAGGAATGGTAACCGCCCTCTTGATTGGTGGAGCTGTTTGCACCGCACTTTCTTGTGCCGGTGCGTTCATTACCGATCTTAAGATTGGTTACTGGCTGGGAAGCTCACCCTACAAACAGCAAACCTGGAAATTTGTCGGAACCGCCGCATCAGCAGCAGTTGTGGGACTTATCATCATGGTTCTTAATGAAGCATACGGATTCAAAGGTGACAATGCACTTCAGGCTCCTCAGGCAAATGCAATGGCTGCAGTTATCGAGCCGTTGATGTCAGGGAAAGATGCCCCATGGATGCTCTACATTGCAGGTGCTGCCATGGCTCTGATCCTCACCATGATCAAAGTTCCGGCTCTTGCCTTCGCACTTGGAATGTATATCCCGCTCGAACTTAACACCCCGATTCTCATCGGCGGTATCCTTGCACACATCGTTTCAACCCGCAGCAAAGATGAAGAGCTTAACAACGCCCGCAGAGAACGCGGAACTCTTATCGCTTCAGGTTTCATCGCAGGCGGTGCCCTCATGGGTGTAATAAGTGCAGTAATGAAATACTTCGATGTGGATCTAATGGCAACACACTGGGTGGAATCCAACGGTGCCATGTTCGTTGGTCTCTTAATGTTTGCACTCCTCTGCGGATATGTAATCTGGGATGCAATGAGAGCCAAAAAAGAGAATTAA
- a CDS encoding nucleotidyltransferase substrate binding protein encodes MSLDITPLEKAARSLQRSLSVTELNENFHQLSLEEQETLQAGVIQNFEVAFELSWKFAKRWIETNIGKEVVDGVSRRELFRIAYEVRLIDDVEIWIDFHYTRNSTSHTYDEEVADNAYEIAVKFYPEVLKLIEKLTNNND; translated from the coding sequence ATGAGTTTGGATATTACTCCTCTCGAAAAAGCAGCCAGATCGCTTCAAAGATCATTGAGTGTTACTGAATTAAACGAAAATTTCCACCAGCTTTCATTGGAAGAGCAGGAAACTCTGCAGGCAGGAGTAATACAAAATTTTGAAGTGGCGTTTGAACTTTCCTGGAAATTTGCCAAAAGATGGATCGAAACCAATATTGGAAAAGAGGTCGTCGACGGTGTCTCCAGAAGAGAACTCTTCAGGATCGCATATGAAGTTCGCCTCATCGACGATGTTGAAATATGGATAGATTTCCACTACACCCGTAACTCAACTTCTCATACTTATGATGAAGAAGTCGCAGACAATGCATATGAAATAGCAGTAAAATTTTATCCAGAAGTGTTGAAACTTATTGAGAAGTTGACGAATAATAATGATTGA
- a CDS encoding nucleotidyltransferase domain-containing protein: MIDVTEKELQIVKSILISFVPKAKVRVFGSRVNGTKRDISDLDLAIDCGQKMTLSEIGRIKEAFQESDLLFRVDVIDWNRTSEIFRNIISQNFEELVLE, from the coding sequence ATGATTGATGTCACAGAAAAAGAACTGCAGATCGTAAAATCAATACTGATATCATTTGTACCAAAAGCTAAAGTGCGTGTTTTTGGAAGTCGCGTGAATGGTACAAAGAGAGATATCTCTGATCTCGATCTTGCAATCGACTGCGGACAAAAAATGACTCTTTCCGAAATAGGCAGGATAAAGGAGGCCTTCCAGGAGAGCGATCTCCTCTTTCGTGTGGATGTAATTGACTGGAACCGTACATCAGAGATTTTTAGGAATATCATCTCTCAAAATTTTGAGGAACTGGTGCTGGAGTAG
- a CDS encoding ATP-binding protein yields the protein MSNYITRTAERTLLKYLSAFPVAGVTGPRQSGKSTMLKTLLKDKYKYVTFDDPVTVAEFRDDPERFMRIYSDKVIFDEAQKAPEIFSYVKIAVDNDRDNYGKFILSGSSQFTLMKNISESLAGRIGLLSLLPLQFKEIPDKLHEESIFKGGYPELVKREYQFGNDWFQAYINTYLEKDLRSVSDIGNIRDFFRLIRFLAARCSQMINLSELASELGVTVNTVKHWLSVLEASYIIWFLPPFYENLGKRIIKSPKLYFYDTGLVSFLTGIESQKQFENSILAGTLFENYIVSEIKKILEHNKLFWNLYYFRTSSGLETDLVIDKNSTREWIEIKTSETFQKKFITAIEKTKRHEEKGFLIYKGISKPGTDGTEIKNYKDFLNEFHDTTGAAHSS from the coding sequence ATGAGCAACTATATTACCAGAACTGCAGAACGAACTCTGCTCAAATATCTTTCAGCATTTCCTGTTGCGGGTGTTACAGGACCCCGTCAGTCAGGTAAATCAACAATGCTTAAAACTCTCCTCAAAGATAAATACAAATATGTGACATTTGATGACCCGGTGACAGTTGCAGAATTCAGGGATGATCCTGAAAGGTTTATGAGAATCTACAGTGACAAAGTTATCTTTGATGAGGCACAGAAGGCACCCGAAATTTTCTCTTATGTGAAAATCGCCGTTGACAATGACCGCGATAACTACGGCAAGTTCATTCTCTCCGGTTCCTCTCAGTTCACTTTGATGAAAAATATATCTGAATCGCTCGCCGGAAGAATAGGACTGCTATCACTCCTTCCATTGCAGTTTAAAGAAATTCCTGACAAACTTCATGAAGAATCGATATTTAAGGGCGGATACCCGGAACTGGTGAAGAGAGAATATCAGTTCGGAAACGATTGGTTTCAGGCGTATATCAATACCTATCTGGAGAAGGATTTAAGATCGGTCAGTGACATTGGGAATATTCGGGATTTCTTTCGTTTAATCAGATTTCTGGCTGCAAGGTGTTCTCAGATGATTAATCTGTCCGAGCTTGCCAGCGAGCTGGGAGTCACTGTAAATACTGTAAAACACTGGTTGTCGGTACTTGAGGCATCTTACATTATCTGGTTTCTGCCTCCGTTTTATGAAAATCTTGGTAAAAGAATAATAAAATCGCCAAAACTCTATTTTTATGATACCGGTCTTGTCTCTTTCCTCACCGGAATAGAATCACAAAAACAGTTCGAAAACAGCATCCTCGCAGGTACGCTGTTCGAGAATTATATCGTTTCCGAAATTAAAAAGATTCTTGAGCACAATAAATTGTTTTGGAATCTCTACTATTTCAGGACTTCATCCGGATTGGAAACAGATCTTGTCATTGATAAAAACTCGACCAGAGAATGGATCGAAATAAAAACAAGCGAAACCTTTCAAAAAAAATTCATCACGGCAATCGAGAAAACAAAACGGCACGAAGAAAAAGGATTTCTGATTTACAAGGGGATATCCAAACCCGGAACAGATGGCACAGAAATAAAAAACTACAAAGACTTCCTTAACGAATTTCATGACACAACAGGAGCAGCTCATAGTTCATAG